A part of Gemmatimonas groenlandica genomic DNA contains:
- a CDS encoding trypsin-like serine protease, with the protein MRRILASLAVAVLAGCSEHSIASSDANAPELEGPRLVKNGALDGVAHPQVGLMVAKDADGTPMWRCSGTLISPTVYLTAGHCTSGATTVEVWFTADLEAGFPGNGYPSTGEVAGTPYTHPQYNEAAFFVMDVGVVVLNAPVVAAAYGTLPDENALEALARVRGRQDQTFTAVGYGLQQANPVFVVAERIRMSASPRLVQINSGLTGAHSLLLSNNTATGGTCFGDSGGPNFVGTSLVIGGVTSFALNGNCAGTGGVFRLDRKVARDWVLSMM; encoded by the coding sequence ATGCGCCGCATACTCGCGTCACTCGCCGTCGCCGTGCTCGCCGGATGCTCCGAACACTCCATTGCGTCGAGTGACGCCAACGCACCCGAGCTCGAGGGGCCGCGCCTCGTGAAGAACGGCGCGCTCGACGGCGTCGCCCATCCGCAAGTCGGCCTGATGGTCGCGAAGGACGCCGACGGCACTCCGATGTGGCGCTGCAGTGGGACGCTGATTTCGCCAACCGTGTACCTGACCGCCGGACACTGCACCTCAGGTGCGACCACTGTCGAAGTCTGGTTCACGGCCGATCTTGAAGCGGGCTTTCCCGGTAACGGCTATCCGTCCACGGGTGAAGTCGCGGGTACGCCCTACACCCACCCGCAGTACAATGAGGCGGCGTTCTTCGTGATGGACGTGGGCGTCGTGGTGCTCAATGCCCCTGTCGTCGCAGCGGCCTACGGCACGCTACCAGACGAGAATGCGCTCGAGGCACTGGCGCGCGTCCGCGGCCGGCAGGACCAGACGTTCACGGCGGTTGGTTATGGCTTGCAGCAGGCAAACCCCGTGTTCGTCGTGGCCGAACGGATTCGCATGAGCGCGTCTCCGCGTTTGGTGCAGATCAACTCCGGTCTCACCGGCGCGCACTCGCTCCTCCTGTCAAACAATACCGCGACCGGTGGCACCTGTTTCGGCGACTCAGGCGGACCGAACTTCGTCGGCACCTCCCTCGTGATAGGAGGGGTGACGTCGTTCGCCCTGAACGGCAATTGCGCCGGCACCGGCGGCGTATTCCGCCTCGACCGGAAGGTCGCCCGCGACTGGGTTCTGAGCATGATGTAA